AATATCGATTTTGGATTTTGTGTGACGTCCGCGCTTGCTGGCAGTTCCAGAAAGACGCCAAGGCTTTCCCACTGGCGGCTGTTGAGTTCCACGGCTACTGGGCTGTCGGCCTTGATGGCAAAGCCAAGAACTTCCCGCCGGGCTGTCACGCCAATGAATAGAATACGGCCGGGGTCGCGGATGCGCATGATTTCATTTGGCGCCTGCTTGCAGCGCTTTAAAAAGCCCGACATCCGGACTTCAGGATACTTAGGATACAGGATGAGCTGGGCCTCGGGGGCAGGGTGCTTTCCATCCTGATCCACCCAGAAGAAATTCAGGCTCGCTTTGCCGCGGTCGCGAACACTTCCTGCGGCTTCTTCGCTATCTGTGTAGATGTCGTTGTGTGGTATAATGTTGAGGGCTGAAAAGTCGCCACCGAGGTAGACCTGGTTCTTAGAATTGTCGTTTGGCGACAGTTTCTTCGCATATATTCTCGTCGCTCCATGGTGGAGCATGAGGCCCAAAAGCTGGGAAAGTGAATCAACCAAGATCTGAGCCCCGGATATTTATTGAATCGTTTCCGAACCTTAGCCATTCAGCCAGAAGCTGTACAGCTTTCTGATCTGCAAGTCGGGTGCGGCCTTTCAACGCGCATTCCCATACCGTCGCGACGCGCCAGCCCATGTCCGACAGCGAGCGCAGGTTTCGCACGTCGTTTTCTGCGTTGCGGCCAATCTTTGCACGCCAGAATTCCTGACGCGTGCCTGGCCATTTGAACATATGGCAATCGTGCAAATGCCAGAAGCAGCCATTAACGAAGACGACAGCGCGATACCTGGGAAACACCAGATCGGGCTTGCCTGGCAAGCTTCTGTCATGAAGTTTGTATCTGAACCCGAGGCTGTGGAGGGCCTTGCGAATTTGCAGTTCCGGTTTGGTGTCATGACCTTTGATCGCGGCCATGTTACGGCTGCGCGTTCCGATGTCATGAACGTCAGTCAATTTCAGACAGCCTCTTTGTACTGCTGCTGTTGGGCGCTCAGCAGAGCCTGGATGTGAGGCTGCATAATACGCGCGACCTCGCAAAAGACCGGCACGGCTACTGAGTTCCCGAATTGCTTGTACGCCTGGGTGTCGGACACGGGGATGCGGAAGTCATCGCTATAACCCATCAGTCGGGCGCATTCACGAGGCGTCAGGCGCCTTGGATTTTTGCCGGCTCCCCGATCAATCAGTATTTCCGACCCGTCCTTGTAGTAGCGAGCGGAGAGTGTGCGGGCGACATCATCGCGGCCGACCAGCCCGAAACCAAATCCATTGCCGGCGGCCTTGTGCTTCGCGGCATACCCCTGCAGGTATGCCCAAAGCTTGTCAGTGAGCGTGTACTTATCGTTCACCCCGGCCGCAGGGCCAGTCGTGTAGGGTTCTTCCGTATCTTCCGTCGCATCTTCCGGGTGAAGAATACCGCCCAACCGCTGCGTGCTTTTGGAAGGCAGGTTCAGATCGTCCCAGTCAAAGGGCACATTCTCTCTGAAACCCACGATGACAATCCGTTCGCGATGTTGGGGGACAAAGTGATTGGCATCGATGACCTTGTGCCAGACATGATACCCCAACTCTTCACGGAGGGTCTTCATGATGACCTCGAAAGTACGCCCTTTGTCATGGCTCTTCAGGTTTTTGACATTCTCAAGCATAAAGGCGGCGGGGCGCTTGTCGTTCAGGATACGTGCAACGTCGAAGAACAGGGTGCCCTGCGCTTCGTCAAGAAAGCCGTGGCTGCGACCTAATGAGTTCTTCTTGGAGACGCCGGCTATTGAAAAAGGCTGGCATGGGAAGCCGGCGATCAGAACATCATGATCCGGAATCTCCGCCGT
This sequence is a window from Asticcacaulis sp.. Protein-coding genes within it:
- a CDS encoding very short patch repair endonuclease, producing MTDVHDIGTRSRNMAAIKGHDTKPELQIRKALHSLGFRYKLHDRSLPGKPDLVFPRYRAVVFVNGCFWHLHDCHMFKWPGTRQEFWRAKIGRNAENDVRNLRSLSDMGWRVATVWECALKGRTRLADQKAVQLLAEWLRFGNDSINIRGSDLG